A window of the Rhizobium sp. CB3090 genome harbors these coding sequences:
- a CDS encoding calcium-binding protein: MEKFFRGSENADSLFGSNGDDVIIDHGGNDWIDSRSGNDRAFGGEGNDRILGGAGNDQVHGEDGNDYLSGDNGRDKPPIFGEDNDYLSGGKGDDVLFVGDGRDWLKGGEGRDTFVFQFHNPQPGDHNPMPGVFPKQGLDPDISTILDFDPAQDTFAFDAMDLYNDGFGANFVNHASVQSGFPVDTFYSGKASGANGEHVVVITDRSFADGTAAARAISGEAAGDILVYHDNKMHTANLAYVTSENSVDPLVHLPGVQTVADLANMHLTGWDFTFV, from the coding sequence ATGGAAAAATTTTTCCGAGGTAGCGAGAACGCCGATAGCCTCTTTGGCAGCAATGGAGACGATGTGATCATTGATCACGGGGGCAACGACTGGATCGACTCTCGATCAGGCAATGACCGAGCCTTCGGCGGCGAGGGTAACGACCGGATCTTAGGGGGCGCGGGCAATGATCAGGTCCACGGCGAAGACGGCAACGACTATCTCTCCGGCGACAACGGCCGTGATAAACCCCCGATTTTCGGTGAGGACAACGACTATCTCTCCGGCGGAAAAGGCGATGATGTTCTCTTCGTCGGTGACGGCAGGGATTGGCTGAAAGGGGGCGAGGGGCGCGACACGTTCGTCTTCCAGTTCCACAATCCTCAGCCCGGGGACCACAATCCGATGCCAGGGGTGTTCCCGAAACAGGGACTAGACCCGGACATCTCCACCATCCTCGATTTCGATCCGGCGCAGGATACTTTCGCGTTCGACGCGATGGACCTTTACAACGACGGCTTCGGCGCGAATTTCGTCAATCACGCGAGCGTTCAGTCGGGCTTTCCGGTGGACACCTTCTATAGCGGCAAGGCCTCGGGTGCGAACGGCGAGCACGTCGTGGTGATCACTGACCGGAGTTTCGCCGATGGCACTGCCGCCGCACGCGCGATTTCAGGCGAGGCTGCCGGCGACATCCTTGTCTACCACGACAATAAGATGCACACTGCAAATCTCGCCTATGTCACCTCGGAAAATAGCGTGGATCCATTGGTTCATTTGCCTGGTGTGCAGACTGTGGCTGATCTTGCCAATATGCATCTGACAGGGTGGGATTTCACATTCGTCTGA
- a CDS encoding IS66 family transposase — protein sequence MSNASQNLPDDPAFLKAMIASLEAKNAKMSATLQAHDQLIQSLRLRIARLKKHGFGKSSEKIEREIQQLELALEDLMIAASEGSSEPLAEDEETEPAAPEESMPEKTMRRRPRVSDKAARERRELDPGTCCPACGGELRLVGEDVSKILDMIAAQMKVIEIARLKKSCRCCEKMVQLPAPSRPISGSMAGAGLLAYILVSKFDDHLPLYRLNEIFARMGVDIPDSTLVDWCGRAMQVLLPLIELIEAAIMSSDLLHADDTPIRVLDRSLRDKGLGKGVKKGRLWTYVRDQRPWAGIAPPGAVYYFAPDWKEEHVHRHLKEASGILQADGYKGYAKLYEAGTDGKRRFREASCWAHWRRDFHDIWTSNKSEIAREALDRIGALYDIERGIAGKSADIRLAARQKHSKAKVEAFRVWAEAQLTRIPGKSDLAGAFRYGLSRWSSFCLFLEDGRVAIDNNAAERALRPIGVGRRNWLFAGADTGAETLARAMTIIETAKMNGLDPQAYLADVLDRIQDHKINRLAELLPWNWKPTAAIICAEAA from the coding sequence ATGTCAAACGCGAGCCAAAATCTTCCCGATGATCCGGCCTTCCTGAAGGCGATGATCGCCTCGCTTGAGGCGAAGAACGCGAAGATGTCTGCGACCTTGCAGGCGCATGATCAGTTGATCCAGTCCCTGCGGCTGCGCATCGCCAGGCTGAAGAAACATGGCTTCGGCAAGTCGTCGGAAAAGATCGAGCGGGAAATCCAGCAGTTGGAACTGGCGCTCGAGGACCTGATGATTGCCGCTTCGGAAGGCAGCAGCGAGCCACTCGCCGAGGACGAAGAAACGGAGCCTGCCGCGCCTGAGGAAAGCATGCCTGAAAAGACCATGCGCCGCCGTCCGCGCGTGTCGGACAAGGCCGCTCGCGAGCGCAGGGAACTTGATCCCGGAACGTGCTGCCCCGCTTGTGGTGGCGAACTGCGGCTTGTCGGCGAAGACGTCAGCAAAATCCTCGACATGATCGCCGCACAGATGAAGGTCATCGAGATCGCCCGGCTGAAGAAGTCCTGCCGCTGCTGCGAGAAGATGGTGCAGTTGCCCGCGCCCAGCCGTCCGATATCGGGCAGCATGGCGGGCGCTGGTCTTCTGGCCTATATCCTGGTCTCGAAGTTCGACGACCACTTGCCGCTCTATCGCCTGAACGAAATCTTCGCCCGCATGGGCGTTGATATCCCCGACAGCACGTTGGTCGATTGGTGTGGCCGCGCCATGCAGGTGCTCCTGCCGCTGATCGAGTTGATCGAAGCCGCGATCATGAGCAGCGACCTTCTCCACGCCGACGACACGCCGATCCGGGTTCTGGATCGTTCTCTACGCGACAAGGGGCTGGGGAAAGGGGTGAAGAAGGGCAGGCTCTGGACCTATGTCCGGGACCAGCGCCCATGGGCGGGCATAGCTCCGCCCGGTGCGGTCTATTATTTTGCTCCCGACTGGAAGGAAGAGCACGTTCACCGTCACCTCAAGGAGGCGAGCGGCATCCTTCAGGCCGATGGCTACAAAGGCTATGCGAAGTTATATGAGGCCGGAACGGACGGGAAACGCCGCTTCCGGGAGGCTTCATGTTGGGCGCATTGGCGGCGCGACTTCCACGATATCTGGACCTCGAACAAATCCGAGATTGCCCGCGAGGCTCTCGACCGTATCGGCGCGCTTTACGACATCGAGCGCGGCATTGCAGGCAAGTCTGCCGATATCCGTCTTGCCGCGCGCCAGAAGCACAGCAAGGCAAAGGTCGAAGCATTCCGCGTCTGGGCCGAAGCGCAACTGACCCGTATCCCCGGCAAGAGCGATCTGGCGGGCGCTTTCCGGTACGGCTTGAGCAGGTGGTCTTCATTCTGCCTGTTCCTGGAAGATGGCCGTGTCGCAATCGATAACAACGCCGCCGAGCGGGCGTTGCGTCCTATCGGCGTTGGAAGACGAAACTGGCTCTTCGCGGGTGCCGACACTGGAGCAGAAACCCTGGCGCGGGCCATGACGATTATCGAAACCGCCAAGATGAATGGCCTTGATCCGCAGGCCTATCTGGCTGATGTGCTCGACCGCATTCAGGATCACAAGATCAATCGCCTCGCGGAGCTGCTTCCATGGAACTGGAAGCCGACAGCGGCAATCATCTGCGCCGAGGCCGCTTGA
- the tnpB gene encoding IS66 family insertion sequence element accessory protein TnpB (TnpB, as the term is used for proteins encoded by IS66 family insertion elements, is considered an accessory protein, since TnpC, encoded by a neighboring gene, is a DDE family transposase.), with translation MIGPGTGVRVYIACGVTDMRKGIEGLAALAQDVLRQKPTGGAVFAFRGKRGDRLKLLYFDGQGFCLYYKILQKGRFPWPLAADGAARLTSAQLAMLWEGIDWRRPDWGVPPARVG, from the coding sequence ATGATCGGGCCTGGGACAGGTGTTCGGGTTTATATCGCCTGCGGTGTCACGGACATGCGCAAGGGGATAGAGGGGCTGGCTGCTCTTGCCCAGGATGTGCTGCGCCAGAAGCCGACGGGAGGTGCGGTCTTCGCGTTTCGGGGCAAGCGGGGCGACCGTTTGAAGCTATTGTATTTTGACGGCCAGGGGTTCTGCCTTTATTACAAAATCTTGCAGAAAGGGCGGTTTCCATGGCCCTTGGCAGCAGATGGAGCAGCCCGGTTGACGTCTGCTCAACTGGCAATGCTGTGGGAAGGGATTGATTGGCGACGGCCCGACTGGGGCGTTCCTCCGGCCCGTGTCGGTTGA
- a CDS encoding transposase, with protein MRVEILGDERRRRWSDESKLEVVLSVGVDGASVTEVARRYSVTRQQVYTWRRELRKKGLLSPPSTTVFLPLDMPPAGDSKEARAFDGMQVLPAMMELQLRCGRSLRFSGDVDVVALKRLIRAIEAA; from the coding sequence ATGCGCGTGGAAATTCTCGGCGATGAACGTCGCCGACGTTGGAGTGATGAGAGCAAGCTGGAGGTCGTGCTGTCGGTAGGCGTCGACGGCGCGTCGGTGACAGAGGTGGCGCGCCGGTATTCGGTCACGCGGCAGCAGGTTTACACCTGGCGGCGTGAATTGCGGAAGAAGGGCCTGCTGTCGCCGCCGTCGACGACGGTGTTTCTGCCGCTGGACATGCCGCCGGCAGGGGACAGCAAAGAGGCTCGGGCTTTTGATGGCATGCAGGTTTTGCCTGCAATGATGGAATTGCAACTGCGCTGCGGACGAAGCCTTCGCTTCAGTGGCGATGTTGATGTGGTTGCACTGAAGCGCCTGATCCGGGCAATCGAGGCGGCATGA
- a CDS encoding LysR family transcriptional regulator, whose product MRFKGLDLNLLVALDALTTERNVSAAACSINLSQPAMSAAVRRLRDYFGDDLFTMQNRKLILTPRAESLASAVREILQHIQLNVISAGSFALDEPERHFTIALCDFMTTVFFRKIIKRLAREAPAVSFELIPLPDNPDQLLRRGKADFLILPELFMSSAHPRAKLFDEKFVSVGCTTNTKLSRHLTVRDYMSMGHVTAKSGVGQQQSLEDFYLSERGVKRRIEVAVQSFGMVPAALLGTDRLAIMPLRLVKHLAPSMPLRIVESPIPLPAFTEGIQWPASHENDPASTWMREIILQEAYRIASPSMCREGDT is encoded by the coding sequence ATGCGTTTCAAGGGTCTTGACCTTAATCTTCTCGTCGCATTGGACGCTTTGACGACTGAGCGTAACGTTTCAGCAGCGGCGTGCAGCATCAATCTCAGTCAGCCTGCGATGAGTGCCGCCGTCCGCCGGCTGCGCGACTATTTCGGCGATGACCTGTTTACGATGCAGAACCGAAAACTTATTCTGACGCCACGTGCGGAAAGCCTCGCCTCCGCGGTTCGAGAGATACTCCAGCACATTCAACTCAACGTTATTTCTGCCGGCAGCTTCGCACTGGACGAACCGGAGCGACACTTCACGATTGCGCTTTGTGATTTCATGACGACCGTGTTCTTCCGGAAAATCATAAAGCGGCTGGCACGGGAAGCTCCCGCAGTCAGTTTCGAGTTGATTCCGCTCCCAGATAACCCGGACCAGCTTCTGCGGCGGGGCAAAGCAGATTTTCTGATTCTTCCGGAATTGTTCATGTCAAGCGCACATCCGAGAGCGAAGCTGTTCGACGAAAAGTTCGTGTCTGTTGGCTGTACGACGAATACGAAGCTATCTCGGCATCTTACAGTCAGAGACTATATGTCGATGGGCCACGTCACGGCTAAGTCTGGGGTTGGCCAACAGCAATCGCTTGAGGATTTTTATCTATCGGAACGAGGTGTCAAAAGGCGTATCGAAGTCGCCGTTCAGAGCTTTGGGATGGTGCCGGCAGCGCTGTTGGGCACCGACAGACTCGCGATTATGCCTCTGCGACTGGTGAAGCATCTCGCACCATCTATGCCCTTGCGGATTGTGGAAAGTCCAATACCTCTTCCAGCGTTCACCGAGGGCATCCAGTGGCCAGCCTCCCATGAAAACGATCCGGCGAGCACCTGGATGCGTGAGATAATTCTGCAGGAGGCGTACCGCATAGCAAGCCCTTCCATGTGTCGCGAAGGTGACACTTAG
- a CDS encoding AraC family transcriptional regulator: protein MSQSSNPHLTFRRDGSSFDGMIETLGTAFGEYKAELVSPVDDFQWSLDFSTCDCATVIKGFHQHEFEFQIEPTINAVEHLSIVLPRSGGMGVTYGPREATARHGKLLLYNNLEPESVTMFGRSNIIDELLLDWNVILQTLDQTFETPFSGSLGLLPELEMSTSTGQMIGSLAETVIRGLRDPSVRSPIAMAHITQALADLIIRFVPHKLSHLLDRKPYMIAPRHVRRAIEYMESNIGQPIRIPMVAKAAGVSTRALQLGFRAFRETTPAAYLAMLRLRAARVDLLDPENGHTTREICVKWGFLHFGRFSAMYKANYGESPSHTRKRIRGMQPRSRRQQKTLVGNSISQR from the coding sequence ATGTCGCAAAGCAGTAACCCACATTTGACATTTAGGCGTGATGGATCGTCATTTGATGGCATGATCGAAACACTCGGTACCGCCTTTGGCGAGTATAAAGCCGAGCTTGTCAGCCCCGTCGATGACTTCCAATGGAGTCTTGATTTTTCCACCTGCGACTGTGCCACCGTGATCAAGGGTTTTCATCAACACGAGTTCGAGTTTCAGATTGAGCCTACCATCAACGCAGTGGAGCATTTGTCGATTGTGCTACCGCGTAGCGGCGGCATGGGAGTGACCTACGGCCCGCGCGAAGCCACCGCTCGACATGGTAAGTTGCTCTTATACAACAATCTTGAGCCAGAGAGCGTCACGATGTTCGGCCGATCGAACATCATTGACGAACTTTTGCTCGACTGGAATGTTATTCTGCAGACGCTCGATCAAACCTTCGAGACGCCATTCAGTGGATCATTAGGCCTTCTTCCGGAATTGGAAATGTCGACGTCGACGGGTCAGATGATCGGCTCTCTCGCTGAGACCGTCATTCGTGGGTTGCGCGATCCCTCGGTTCGATCCCCAATTGCAATGGCGCATATCACGCAAGCTTTGGCCGACCTGATAATACGCTTTGTCCCTCACAAGCTTTCGCACCTGCTCGACAGGAAGCCCTACATGATTGCCCCGAGGCATGTCCGGCGCGCGATTGAATATATGGAATCCAATATCGGCCAGCCGATCAGAATTCCGATGGTCGCCAAAGCCGCTGGCGTCTCGACACGCGCATTGCAACTCGGGTTCCGTGCCTTCCGGGAGACCACGCCGGCCGCTTATTTGGCGATGCTTCGCCTGCGGGCGGCGCGGGTGGATTTACTTGATCCTGAGAATGGGCACACAACGAGAGAAATTTGCGTGAAATGGGGATTTCTTCACTTCGGGCGGTTCTCGGCGATGTACAAGGCAAATTACGGTGAAAGCCCTTCTCATACGAGAAAGCGCATCAGGGGTATGCAGCCGCGCTCGCGCCGGCAACAAAAAACTTTAGTGGGCAACTCAATCTCACAGAGATGA
- a CDS encoding NodA family N-acyltransferase: MCSQMRWRLCWESELELADHVELANFFRTTYGPTGAFNAKPFEGSQSWAGARPELRLIGYDAHGIAAHLGLLRRFIKVDGIDLPVAELGLYGIRTDRERLGMSHSIRAMLPTLQDLAVPFAFGTVRPELQRHIERFGRYGPVTVFSDVRVRSTLQEPRLDKPPTRIDDALVVVLPIGRSMSDWPAGSMIDRNGPEL; the protein is encoded by the coding sequence ATGTGCTCTCAAATGCGGTGGAGACTATGCTGGGAAAGCGAGCTGGAACTCGCCGATCATGTGGAACTCGCCAACTTCTTTCGAACGACCTACGGGCCAACCGGGGCCTTTAATGCAAAACCATTCGAGGGCAGTCAAAGCTGGGCCGGAGCAAGACCCGAGCTTCGCCTCATCGGTTATGACGCTCACGGGATCGCCGCTCATCTGGGACTGCTACGTCGCTTCATTAAAGTTGATGGAATTGACCTGCCGGTAGCTGAGTTGGGATTGTACGGGATACGCACCGATCGCGAAAGACTCGGAATGAGCCATTCAATCCGAGCCATGCTTCCAACCCTTCAGGATCTCGCCGTTCCGTTTGCTTTCGGCACGGTTCGGCCAGAGTTGCAAAGGCATATCGAGAGGTTCGGCCGTTACGGTCCTGTGACGGTTTTTTCGGACGTTCGCGTGCGGTCCACCTTACAAGAGCCGCGTCTCGATAAGCCGCCCACACGCATCGATGACGCACTTGTCGTCGTTCTGCCGATTGGACGATCAATGTCCGATTGGCCTGCTGGCTCGATGATCGATCGCAATGGACCGGAGCTATGA
- a CDS encoding acyltransferase family protein, with protein sequence MPREFRADIQALRGLAVLLVVLYHAHIGPFAAGYLGVDVFFVISGFLITDLISRQLEQSRFSFLEFYYRRAKRLLPAAYVVIALTTIAAPLFLSDVGLREFRNQVIGALTFSANIVLWLQADYFGPVAERMPLLHFWSLSIEEQYYLLLPLFLVSVPRRWWLVGIAMLLVASLTLCVCLVTWNPSAVFYLLPTRSWEMAMGSLGALLPIRPLVSAALAKLRFPALALLLLAPMGFAHPVVNAALVCLATLALLRAPNWDNAVVRGMRRIGDLSYSLYLIHWPVLVYVRAVWLAEPPALAIYAAVAFSMVGSWALSRFVEEPFRRGYAMSRVRLVSGLAATSVLLASSPSLAIAATESKSDFATIRRINYGLGRACDFSLGSPPQEIPKSCQTASRPELLVWGDSFAMALVPGLAKTVGEGGLAQLTMSGCLPAIGVAAVSRELASPFSLAFAQDCIAFNDRVLAILKNRPEISTVVISSPFDTPVSGEFILLKRNGETFTEGELSLYAAVEGIKALVEAVRATGKRVVVVAPPPVGNFDIGDCLERKARGSIMLGRYSDCKIDVSEYRRRRARTLELLNEAALKADVEVVSYHDFLCDGTKCKTEIDGKFLYRDSGHLSYEGSEIIARQTNLAERLIRAAR encoded by the coding sequence ATGCCGCGAGAATTTCGAGCCGATATCCAAGCCCTACGAGGGCTCGCTGTTTTGCTGGTTGTTCTCTATCATGCCCATATTGGGCCGTTCGCAGCTGGTTATCTTGGCGTTGATGTTTTTTTCGTAATTTCGGGCTTTCTGATCACCGATCTGATCAGTAGGCAACTGGAGCAGTCGCGGTTCAGCTTCTTGGAATTCTACTATAGACGTGCGAAGCGTCTGTTGCCGGCCGCCTACGTCGTTATTGCGCTTACGACGATCGCTGCGCCTCTTTTTCTGTCGGACGTGGGGCTGCGGGAGTTCCGCAATCAGGTGATAGGGGCCCTCACATTTTCCGCCAACATCGTTCTTTGGTTGCAGGCGGACTATTTCGGCCCTGTCGCCGAACGGATGCCCCTCCTGCATTTTTGGTCGCTCTCGATCGAAGAACAATATTACCTGCTGCTGCCTCTCTTCTTGGTTTCGGTTCCTAGGAGATGGTGGCTCGTTGGAATTGCCATGCTCCTTGTCGCCAGCCTGACCCTGTGTGTTTGTCTGGTCACCTGGAACCCCTCGGCTGTCTTTTATCTTCTGCCGACCCGATCTTGGGAAATGGCCATGGGTTCACTCGGGGCTTTGCTTCCCATCAGGCCCTTGGTGTCTGCCGCGCTTGCGAAGTTACGTTTCCCAGCACTCGCGCTTCTCCTCCTTGCCCCAATGGGTTTTGCTCATCCTGTCGTCAATGCCGCTTTGGTTTGCTTGGCCACTCTCGCTCTCCTACGCGCGCCTAACTGGGACAACGCGGTCGTGCGTGGCATGAGGAGGATCGGTGACCTCTCTTACTCGCTTTATCTCATCCATTGGCCCGTGCTCGTCTATGTGAGAGCTGTGTGGTTGGCGGAACCTCCAGCGCTTGCGATCTATGCGGCCGTTGCTTTTTCAATGGTTGGGAGCTGGGCGCTTTCCAGGTTCGTGGAGGAGCCATTCCGACGCGGATACGCCATGTCGCGCGTCCGGCTGGTCTCGGGATTGGCTGCAACGTCGGTTCTACTCGCCTCCTCGCCCTCCCTTGCCATTGCCGCGACCGAGAGCAAGTCTGATTTCGCCACCATCCGGCGGATCAACTACGGCCTGGGAAGAGCATGTGATTTCAGCCTGGGATCGCCTCCCCAGGAAATCCCCAAGAGCTGCCAGACGGCAAGCAGGCCCGAGCTATTGGTCTGGGGCGATTCTTTTGCAATGGCACTTGTTCCGGGCCTGGCCAAAACAGTTGGCGAAGGCGGCCTTGCCCAGCTCACGATGAGCGGGTGTCTCCCCGCCATTGGCGTTGCTGCTGTCTCGAGGGAATTAGCGTCACCCTTTTCCCTTGCCTTTGCCCAGGATTGCATTGCCTTCAACGACCGCGTTTTGGCCATTTTGAAAAACCGACCGGAGATAAGCACAGTTGTTATTTCAAGCCCTTTCGACACGCCTGTATCGGGTGAATTTATCCTGCTCAAGAGAAATGGTGAGACTTTCACTGAGGGCGAGCTCTCGCTCTATGCAGCCGTTGAAGGGATCAAGGCTCTCGTCGAAGCCGTTCGGGCAACGGGCAAGCGCGTCGTTGTGGTTGCTCCTCCGCCAGTCGGAAACTTCGACATCGGCGATTGCCTGGAGCGGAAGGCGAGGGGGAGCATTATGCTTGGGCGCTACAGCGACTGCAAAATAGATGTGAGTGAATATCGCCGCAGACGCGCCCGCACCCTGGAGCTGTTAAACGAAGCAGCGCTAAAGGCCGACGTAGAAGTCGTTTCCTACCACGACTTTCTCTGCGACGGCACAAAATGCAAAACCGAGATCGACGGCAAATTCCTTTACCGAGATAGTGGTCACCTTTCCTATGAAGGATCTGAGATCATTGCTCGCCAGACAAATCTTGCTGAGAGGCTGATCAGGGCCGCTCGCTAG
- a CDS encoding acyl carrier protein, giving the protein MADQIADNVIAMIKKNAAAYGTDRDPSLSDAEITTETELTSLGIDSIGLADILWDLEQAYDIGIEFNTADAWANLKTVGDLIEAVRALRVREA; this is encoded by the coding sequence ATGGCAGATCAAATCGCAGATAACGTCATCGCCATGATCAAGAAAAACGCTGCTGCGTATGGCACCGACAGAGATCCCTCCTTGAGCGACGCCGAAATAACGACTGAGACCGAGCTGACCTCGCTCGGTATCGATTCGATAGGACTGGCGGATATCCTCTGGGATCTGGAGCAAGCCTATGACATCGGCATCGAGTTTAACACCGCAGACGCCTGGGCAAATCTTAAAACTGTCGGTGATCTCATTGAAGCCGTCCGCGCTTTGAGAGTAAGGGAGGCTTGA
- a CDS encoding beta-ketoacyl-[acyl-carrier-protein] synthase family protein produces MDRRVVITGMGGLCGLGTNHTSIWEAMREGRSAIGPIANSDLHELKGMIGAEIKALPEHGLNSKQTNSMDRFSLLAVIAAREAARHAELSIDEGNTYRIGAMVGVGVCGWEAIEGNYRALLLDGARRAAILTAPKVMPSAAAAQVSMSLGLRGPVFGVTSACASANHAIASAVDQIRLGRADVMLAGGSEAPLVWGVLKSWEALRILAPDTCRPFSADRKGVVLGEGAAMAVLESYQHAARRGATILAEIAGAGLSADAFDIVAPAVEGPVAAMRACLSDAELNAEDVDYLNAHGTGTRANDQIETAAIKRVFRHHANSMSVSSTKSVHAHCLGASSALEMIACVMALREGVVPPTANYREPDPACDLDFTPNVPRERKLHVALSNAFAMGGTNAVVAFKRV; encoded by the coding sequence ATGGACAGGCGCGTCGTTATCACTGGAATGGGCGGCCTATGCGGACTGGGAACCAACCACACCTCCATCTGGGAAGCAATGCGCGAAGGACGTTCCGCTATCGGCCCAATCGCCAATTCAGACCTTCACGAGTTGAAGGGCATGATCGGCGCCGAGATCAAGGCGCTACCGGAGCATGGCCTAAATTCCAAGCAAACCAATTCAATGGACCGCTTCAGCTTGCTTGCCGTGATTGCCGCACGCGAAGCTGCAAGACATGCCGAACTCTCCATTGACGAAGGAAACACCTATCGCATCGGTGCGATGGTGGGTGTTGGCGTGTGCGGCTGGGAAGCGATCGAAGGAAACTATCGCGCTCTTCTTTTAGATGGCGCTCGGCGGGCTGCCATCCTTACTGCACCCAAGGTTATGCCGAGTGCTGCCGCCGCTCAGGTCAGCATGAGCCTTGGCTTGCGCGGTCCGGTTTTCGGCGTCACATCCGCCTGTGCCTCGGCCAACCATGCCATCGCCTCGGCAGTGGATCAGATCAGGCTCGGCCGCGCCGACGTGATGCTGGCCGGCGGCAGCGAAGCCCCGCTTGTGTGGGGCGTGCTGAAGTCTTGGGAAGCGCTGCGCATACTCGCGCCCGATACCTGCCGACCCTTCTCCGCCGACAGAAAAGGCGTGGTATTAGGCGAGGGCGCGGCAATGGCGGTATTGGAAAGCTATCAGCATGCGGCACGGCGGGGTGCGACGATACTTGCCGAAATCGCCGGCGCTGGTCTTTCCGCCGACGCATTCGACATCGTTGCACCTGCCGTCGAAGGGCCGGTGGCCGCGATGCGCGCCTGCCTTTCTGATGCTGAGCTGAATGCTGAGGACGTGGATTATCTAAATGCGCATGGCACTGGTACCAGAGCCAACGATCAGATCGAAACAGCAGCGATCAAACGTGTCTTCCGACATCATGCCAACTCGATGTCCGTCTCCTCAACCAAATCCGTGCACGCGCATTGCCTCGGTGCGTCGAGCGCGCTCGAGATGATCGCCTGTGTGATGGCTCTGCGCGAAGGCGTCGTGCCGCCGACCGCCAACTACCGCGAGCCGGATCCTGCTTGCGATCTCGATTTTACTCCCAATGTGCCGCGCGAGCGGAAATTGCACGTAGCACTGAGCAACGCCTTCGCCATGGGCGGCACGAATGCCGTTGTGGCATTCAAGCGGGTATAG